One genomic segment of Vibrio quintilis includes these proteins:
- a CDS encoding FecCD family ABC transporter permease, producing MASSPTATEPTLLRIGTRDVNVVTERAAVSRNLLLCLLLAACCILSLSTGTMYVSPAVVVETLMGGGDAMTRLLIFDLRLHRILAGLYTGAAFSLAGCLMQSVARNRLATPGIIGLDNAAMAFAVASVTGVGFGLAPSTMALTGAATATALAFAVGGGSGTHGYRFIVAGMAIGAVSGAVSQLLLSQVHIDTANAAYPWTVGSLSGRPAEQVPLTGIITAAGLLLSIVLTRYFRLMTFSDAVITTLGHTPGRIRLMAVLIAVTLTGFAVALAGPVGMVALAGPEIARSLARHKGLPVVSAALCGAILMVLADLAGRTLLSPIELPVGIVTAVTGGPYLIWILIRQPQRSTL from the coding sequence ATGGCATCTTCCCCGACAGCGACTGAACCCACCCTCTTACGTATTGGTACACGCGATGTTAATGTCGTCACCGAACGGGCTGCGGTCAGCCGGAATCTGCTGCTGTGCCTGCTGCTGGCAGCCTGTTGTATTTTATCGCTTTCCACCGGCACCATGTATGTTTCCCCCGCGGTTGTCGTGGAAACCCTGATGGGCGGAGGGGATGCGATGACCCGGCTGCTGATTTTTGACCTGCGCCTGCACCGGATTCTTGCCGGGCTATACACTGGCGCCGCCTTCTCTCTTGCCGGGTGTTTAATGCAGAGTGTGGCAAGAAACCGCCTGGCGACACCGGGAATCATTGGCCTGGATAATGCAGCAATGGCTTTTGCCGTTGCCTCCGTCACGGGTGTGGGATTCGGTCTGGCACCGTCAACGATGGCGCTGACCGGTGCAGCAACCGCCACTGCACTGGCATTTGCTGTCGGCGGAGGCAGCGGCACCCATGGTTACCGGTTTATTGTCGCCGGAATGGCGATTGGTGCCGTCTCAGGTGCCGTGTCACAGCTTCTGCTGTCTCAGGTTCATATTGATACAGCCAATGCGGCCTACCCCTGGACCGTCGGCAGCCTGTCCGGCAGACCGGCGGAACAGGTGCCACTGACCGGCATCATCACAGCCGCAGGCCTGCTGTTGAGTATCGTGCTGACCCGCTATTTCCGGCTGATGACCTTTTCGGATGCCGTCATCACCACGCTGGGCCATACGCCAGGCCGGATACGGCTGATGGCGGTGCTCATTGCGGTCACACTGACCGGATTTGCCGTAGCGCTTGCCGGTCCTGTTGGCATGGTTGCACTGGCCGGGCCGGAAATAGCCCGTTCACTGGCCAGACACAAAGGTCTGCCGGTTGTCTCTGCCGCACTTTGCGGCGCAATTCTGATGGTCCTGGCCGATCTGGCCGGAAGAACCCTGCTTTCCCCGATTGAACTTCCCGTCGGTATCGTGACGGCAGTCACCGGCGGCCCTTACCTGATTTGGATCCTGATTCGTCAACCTCAGCGGAGCACTTTATGA
- a CDS encoding ABC transporter ATP-binding protein, which translates to MNMLHSSELSTRHLQLTHGTRAIVHDLSVSFPQGKVTAIVGPNGCGKSTLLNGLARVHPPASGSVYIDGKDIYSIPSGKVALKLALLPQETLAPDGITVRELVRFGRHPHQGLLRQWHSDDNTVISQALAAANLQDLSDRLLDTLSGGQRQRAWIAMCIAQETPLLLLDEPTSALDLGHQIEVFELIRTLAAQGKSIVMVVHDIAMAARYADHLIAMKDGRIIATGSPEQVITGPLLKSLYGIDCELLTDPGTGTPVLVNIQRNHSAAGHGLSDQPAA; encoded by the coding sequence ATGAATATGCTGCACTCCTCAGAACTTTCCACCCGGCATCTGCAACTGACTCACGGCACCCGTGCGATCGTGCATGACCTGAGCGTCAGTTTTCCGCAGGGAAAAGTCACCGCGATTGTCGGCCCGAACGGTTGTGGAAAATCGACCCTGCTGAACGGACTGGCCAGAGTACATCCTCCGGCAAGTGGGTCTGTGTATATCGACGGAAAAGATATTTATTCGATCCCCTCCGGTAAAGTGGCACTGAAGCTGGCCCTGTTGCCGCAGGAAACACTGGCACCGGATGGCATTACCGTACGGGAACTGGTTCGTTTTGGCCGCCATCCGCATCAGGGATTACTGCGGCAGTGGCACAGTGATGACAATACAGTCATCAGCCAGGCGCTTGCAGCAGCAAATCTGCAGGACTTATCCGATCGCCTGCTCGATACTCTGTCCGGCGGACAACGTCAGCGCGCCTGGATCGCTATGTGTATCGCCCAGGAAACGCCGTTACTGTTACTTGATGAACCGACCTCCGCACTGGACTTAGGACATCAGATTGAGGTGTTTGAGCTAATCCGTACACTGGCGGCACAGGGAAAAAGTATCGTGATGGTGGTACATGATATTGCTATGGCGGCCCGCTATGCCGACCATTTAATTGCGATGAAAGACGGGCGGATTATCGCCACGGGTAGTCCGGAGCAGGTCATTACCGGCCCGCTGCTGAAATCCCTTTACGGGATTGACTGTGAACTGCTCACCGATCCGGGCACCGGCACCCCGGTGCTGGTGAATATCCAGCGCAATCATTCCGCAGCCGGGCACGGGCTGTCTGATCAACCTGCAGCTTAA